From a region of the Pirellulales bacterium genome:
- the serS gene encoding serine--tRNA ligase, with translation MLDRKFIVENADAVKENCRRRGVQADVDRLLELDAARRDKQAQVEDLNRRANEVSKSIGKAQDAAERESRKNEGRELRDQTAAAQTALDALLGEIDVIQRGIPNMSHPQAPPGAGDEAAVEVRRGKTPHREFDFRPLDHVELGERLGLMDFEGGAKVTGHGFYFLKNEAVLLELALQRYALDLLLAEGFTPTITPDLARNEILQGIGYIPRGPETQIYSIADSDLSLVATAEITLGGLLADTVLEAEELPIKMCGISHCYRTEAGAHGRATRGLYRVHQFTKVEMFAFTAPEESEATLDYFCGLECRLFDGLEIPYRVIDTATGDLGGPAYRKFDLEAWMPGRGERGEFGEVTSTSNCTDYQARRLGVRYRRKGEKGTSFVHTLNGTAVAISRALIAVLENHQQADGSVLLPAALRPLVGKERIVRP, from the coding sequence ATGCTCGACCGAAAATTCATTGTCGAAAACGCGGACGCGGTGAAGGAGAACTGCCGGCGGCGCGGCGTGCAGGCCGACGTCGACCGCCTGCTCGAACTCGACGCCGCGCGGCGAGACAAACAGGCCCAGGTTGAAGACCTCAATCGCCGGGCCAACGAGGTCTCCAAGTCGATCGGCAAGGCCCAAGACGCCGCCGAGCGCGAGTCGCGAAAAAACGAAGGCCGCGAGTTGCGCGACCAGACCGCCGCCGCCCAGACCGCGCTCGACGCCCTTCTGGGAGAAATCGACGTCATCCAGCGCGGCATTCCCAACATGTCGCACCCCCAGGCGCCGCCGGGCGCGGGCGACGAGGCCGCCGTCGAGGTGCGCCGCGGCAAGACGCCGCACCGCGAGTTCGATTTCAGGCCGCTCGATCACGTCGAGCTGGGCGAACGGCTGGGCCTGATGGATTTCGAAGGAGGGGCCAAAGTCACCGGGCACGGATTCTATTTCCTCAAGAACGAGGCCGTGCTCTTGGAGTTGGCCCTGCAACGCTACGCGCTCGACCTGCTGCTGGCCGAGGGTTTTACGCCCACGATCACGCCCGACCTGGCCCGCAACGAAATCCTGCAAGGCATCGGCTACATTCCGCGCGGCCCGGAGACGCAAATCTACAGCATTGCCGACAGCGACCTGAGCCTGGTGGCGACAGCCGAAATTACGCTGGGCGGTCTGCTGGCCGACACGGTTCTGGAGGCCGAGGAGTTGCCGATCAAGATGTGCGGCATCAGCCATTGCTATCGCACCGAGGCGGGCGCTCACGGCCGGGCCACGCGCGGACTTTATCGCGTCCACCAATTCACCAAGGTCGAGATGTTCGCCTTCACGGCCCCGGAAGAAAGCGAGGCGACGCTCGATTATTTTTGCGGGCTGGAATGCCGGCTGTTTGACGGGCTGGAGATTCCTTACCGCGTGATCGACACGGCCACGGGCGACCTGGGCGGTCCGGCCTATCGCAAGTTCGACTTGGAGGCCTGGATGCCCGGCCGGGGAGAGCGCGGGGAGTTCGGCGAGGTCACCAGCACGTCGAACTGCACCGACTACCAGGCGCGGCGGTTGGGTGTCCGCTATCGCCGGAAGGGCGAAAAGGGAACCTCGTTCGTCCACACGCTCAACGGCACGGCGGTGGCGATCAGCCGCGCGTTGATCGCCGTGTTGGAGAACCATCAGCAGGCCGACGGTTCCGTGTTGCTTCCCGCCGCCTTGCGGCCGCTGGTCGGCAAAGAGCGCATCGTTCGCCCGTAA
- the topA gene encoding type I DNA topoisomerase, with protein sequence MAKRTSKPTGTSRAAPKNAGGKSLVIVESPAKARTISGFLGREFVIEASIGHVRDLPQGAKQMPAELKKETWAYLGVNVNDNFSPVYIVPPGKTEQVRKLRGLVKDAKELYLATDEDREGEAISWHLLELLKPKVPVRRLVFHEITKEAIQEALAHPRDIDDDLVRAQETRRILDRLYGYEVSPLLWRKVRPKLSAGRVQSVAVKLIVEREKQRMAFVAATYWDLLGLFAKQTGQELEAGIVSYQGQQIPATKDFDPATGKLKDPSLLLLNEQQVADLARRLRQAEFHVASVETTPYTSKPYPPFTTSTLQQEANRKLGFTARRTMQAAQSLYENGHITYMRTDSTNLAKVAIDAARELVEAQYGREYLPSQPRIYATKVKNAQEAHEAIRPAGHPFAMPEALRAELSPDEFKLYDLIWKRTIASQMADARGRRITVAIEGGEAVFKVGGKTIDFAGYLRAYVEGSDDPEAELADRETVLPSVEVGEKVDCRELETKSHTTQPPSRYNEATLTRALEEMGIGRPSTYASIIDTILARDYVFKRGNALVPTWTAIAVAQLLEGHLPKLVDYQFTAQMEDDLDAISRGEQKSVDYLSNFYFGNGQDGLKKQLEHKVEVINAREVCQVLVGTPDGAEPVYVRVGKFGPYVQQGERRASVPDGFPPDELTLDKAMEMLGQAAQAEEPLGICPQTHKPVFLKTGRFGPYVQRGTPDDEEKPRNASLLKGMRPEEITLETALKLLSLPRELGPHPDGSSMAGQAVVVSNGRFGPYVKCGPETRSLPADVSPLEVSLDRALALLAEPKKARRGFGAPQEPLRVLGDSPATKQPIRLLQGRYGLYVADGTSNASLPKGLMPEELTLDRAVELLAERAARGPVKRPVRRGRTGQTSTAGNGGPKAKRPAKKTKKAAVKKKPKK encoded by the coding sequence ATGGCTAAACGCACCTCCAAACCCACGGGCACCTCGCGTGCCGCGCCAAAAAACGCCGGCGGCAAGTCGCTGGTGATCGTCGAATCGCCCGCCAAGGCACGCACCATCAGCGGCTTTTTGGGCCGCGAGTTCGTCATCGAAGCCAGCATCGGCCACGTGCGCGATCTGCCGCAAGGTGCAAAGCAAATGCCGGCGGAATTGAAGAAAGAAACCTGGGCCTACCTGGGTGTGAACGTCAACGACAATTTCAGCCCGGTCTACATCGTGCCGCCCGGCAAGACCGAGCAGGTCCGCAAGCTTCGCGGGCTGGTGAAAGACGCCAAAGAACTCTACCTGGCCACGGACGAAGACCGCGAAGGCGAGGCCATAAGCTGGCACCTGCTCGAGCTGCTCAAGCCCAAGGTGCCCGTGCGACGGCTGGTGTTTCACGAAATCACCAAAGAGGCCATCCAAGAAGCCCTGGCCCACCCGCGCGACATCGACGACGACCTGGTCCGGGCACAAGAGACGCGCCGCATCCTCGACCGGCTTTACGGCTATGAAGTCTCGCCGCTCTTGTGGCGGAAGGTGCGGCCCAAGCTGTCGGCCGGCCGCGTGCAAAGCGTGGCCGTCAAGCTGATCGTGGAGCGCGAGAAGCAGAGGATGGCGTTCGTCGCCGCCACCTACTGGGACCTGCTTGGCCTGTTCGCCAAACAGACCGGCCAGGAGCTGGAAGCCGGCATCGTCAGCTATCAGGGCCAGCAGATTCCGGCGACCAAAGATTTCGATCCGGCCACCGGCAAGCTCAAGGATCCGTCGCTGCTGCTCTTGAATGAACAGCAGGTGGCCGACCTGGCCCGGCGGCTGCGGCAAGCCGAGTTTCACGTCGCTTCGGTTGAAACCACGCCGTATACCTCGAAGCCGTATCCGCCCTTTACCACCAGCACGCTGCAACAAGAAGCGAACCGCAAGCTCGGCTTCACGGCGCGACGCACGATGCAGGCCGCCCAAAGCCTCTACGAGAACGGCCACATCACCTACATGCGCACCGACTCGACGAACTTGGCCAAGGTGGCGATCGACGCCGCCCGCGAGTTGGTCGAGGCGCAGTACGGCCGCGAATATCTGCCCAGCCAGCCGCGGATTTACGCGACCAAGGTGAAGAACGCCCAGGAGGCGCACGAGGCGATCCGCCCGGCCGGGCATCCGTTTGCCATGCCTGAAGCATTGCGGGCCGAACTTTCCCCCGACGAATTCAAGCTCTACGACCTGATCTGGAAGCGGACGATCGCCAGCCAGATGGCCGACGCGCGCGGGCGGCGGATCACGGTGGCCATCGAGGGCGGCGAAGCGGTGTTCAAGGTGGGCGGCAAGACGATCGACTTCGCAGGTTATCTGCGGGCCTACGTGGAAGGCTCCGACGATCCCGAAGCCGAGCTGGCCGACCGCGAGACGGTGTTGCCCTCGGTCGAAGTGGGCGAGAAGGTCGACTGCCGCGAGTTGGAGACGAAGTCGCACACCACGCAGCCGCCCAGCCGCTACAACGAGGCCACGCTCACCCGTGCCCTGGAAGAAATGGGCATCGGCCGGCCCAGCACTTACGCGTCGATCATCGACACGATTCTGGCCCGCGACTACGTGTTCAAACGCGGCAACGCACTGGTGCCCACGTGGACCGCGATTGCCGTGGCCCAGTTGCTCGAAGGGCACTTGCCCAAGCTGGTCGATTACCAGTTCACGGCCCAGATGGAAGACGATCTCGACGCCATCAGCCGCGGCGAGCAAAAGTCGGTCGACTATCTGAGCAACTTTTATTTCGGCAACGGCCAGGACGGCCTGAAGAAGCAACTCGAGCACAAGGTCGAGGTGATCAACGCCCGCGAGGTGTGCCAGGTGTTGGTGGGCACGCCGGACGGGGCCGAGCCGGTTTATGTGCGGGTCGGCAAGTTCGGCCCCTACGTGCAACAGGGCGAGCGCCGGGCCAGCGTTCCCGACGGCTTTCCGCCCGACGAGTTGACGCTCGACAAGGCGATGGAAATGCTGGGCCAGGCCGCGCAGGCCGAGGAGCCGTTGGGCATCTGCCCGCAGACGCACAAGCCGGTGTTTCTCAAGACCGGGCGGTTTGGCCCTTACGTGCAGCGCGGCACGCCCGACGACGAAGAGAAGCCGCGGAACGCCTCGTTGCTCAAGGGGATGCGCCCCGAAGAAATCACGCTGGAAACGGCGCTCAAGTTGTTGTCGTTGCCGCGCGAGCTGGGCCCGCATCCTGACGGCTCTTCTATGGCCGGGCAAGCGGTGGTGGTGAGCAACGGCCGATTCGGTCCGTACGTGAAGTGCGGACCGGAGACGCGTTCGTTGCCGGCCGACGTCTCGCCCCTGGAAGTCAGCCTCGATCGGGCCTTGGCCTTGCTGGCGGAGCCCAAGAAGGCCCGCCGCGGCTTTGGCGCGCCGCAGGAACCGTTGCGAGTTTTGGGCGATTCGCCGGCGACGAAGCAGCCGATCCGACTGTTGCAGGGCCGCTACGGGCTGTATGTGGCCGATGGCACGAGCAACGCTTCGTTGCCCAAGGGCCTGATGCCGGAGGAACTGACGCTGGACCGTGCCGTCGAGCTTCTGGCCGAGCGAGCGGCGCGTGGGCCCGTGAAGCGTCCGGTCCGCCGCGGCCGCACCGGGCAGACCTCGACCGCCGGCAACGGCGGGCCGAAGGCCAAGCGGCCGGCAAAAAAAACCAAGAAAGCGGCGGTTAAGAAGAAGCCGAAGAAGTAA
- the trpE gene encoding anthranilate synthase component I, producing MMYFPDFDAFRRIARGVQLVPVYRQLAGDMLTPVTAFRKLDSGSCACLFESVIGGEKVGRYSFLAGDPFLLIEAWGRRVVVTAPNAAGPARVEEFESADPLEELRRRIASVRAATLAELPPFCGGAVGYAGYDTVRYTEHLPHPPADDRQLPDLAFAFFDHMVVFDNVRKTMLVVAMARVSGDDAALADEYAAGCERVDRLVARLAAVEGKLCLADIDLGGEPHVQYQSNFDRPSFERAVEKCLEYIRAGDIFQVVLSQRLEISVAAPPFEIYRTLRVVNPSPFMFYLRLPQTTLVGSSPEILVRVVDGQVTVRPLAGTRQRGKTEEEDRRLAKELLADPKERAEHVMLVDLGRNDVGRVARYGSVELTDVMTIERYSHVMHITSNVTGQLAEGRDAFDALRACLPAGTVSGAPKVRAMQIIDELEPHRRGPYAGAVGYFDFSGNMDTCIALRTMVLKGERAYVQAGAGIVADSLPASEYQETLNKARGLLKAIEITQRRVADES from the coding sequence ATGATGTATTTTCCCGATTTCGACGCTTTCCGCCGCATCGCGCGGGGCGTGCAGCTTGTGCCGGTCTATCGGCAGCTCGCCGGCGATATGCTCACGCCCGTGACCGCCTTTCGCAAGCTCGACAGCGGCAGTTGCGCCTGCCTGTTCGAAAGCGTGATCGGCGGCGAAAAAGTGGGCCGCTACAGCTTTCTGGCCGGCGATCCCTTTCTGTTGATCGAGGCCTGGGGGCGGCGCGTCGTCGTCACGGCGCCGAATGCCGCCGGTCCCGCGCGTGTCGAGGAGTTCGAATCGGCCGATCCGCTGGAAGAGCTGCGGCGGCGGATCGCGTCGGTGAGAGCGGCCACGCTAGCCGAATTGCCGCCCTTCTGCGGTGGCGCGGTCGGCTACGCCGGCTACGACACGGTGCGCTACACCGAGCACTTGCCGCATCCGCCGGCCGACGACCGCCAGTTGCCCGACCTGGCCTTCGCCTTTTTCGATCACATGGTGGTCTTCGACAACGTGCGCAAGACGATGCTGGTGGTGGCGATGGCCCGCGTCAGTGGCGACGATGCCGCCTTGGCCGACGAATATGCCGCGGGCTGCGAGCGGGTCGACCGGCTGGTGGCGCGGCTGGCGGCGGTCGAAGGCAAGCTGTGCCTGGCCGACATCGACCTGGGGGGCGAGCCGCACGTCCAATATCAGTCGAACTTCGACCGGCCGAGCTTCGAGCGGGCGGTCGAAAAGTGCCTGGAGTATATTCGGGCCGGCGACATCTTTCAGGTGGTGCTCAGCCAGCGGCTGGAGATCTCCGTCGCAGCCCCGCCATTCGAGATTTATCGCACGCTGAGGGTGGTCAATCCCAGTCCGTTCATGTTCTACTTGCGGCTGCCGCAGACCACGTTGGTGGGCAGCTCGCCCGAAATCCTGGTGCGCGTGGTGGATGGCCAAGTGACGGTGCGGCCCTTGGCGGGCACGCGCCAACGCGGCAAAACCGAGGAAGAAGATCGCCGCTTGGCGAAAGAATTGCTCGCCGATCCCAAGGAGCGTGCCGAACACGTAATGCTGGTCGACTTGGGCCGCAACGACGTGGGGCGTGTGGCCCGCTACGGATCGGTCGAGCTGACCGACGTGATGACGATCGAACGCTATAGCCACGTGATGCATATCACGTCGAATGTGACGGGGCAGTTGGCCGAGGGGCGCGACGCCTTCGATGCTTTGCGGGCCTGTCTGCCGGCGGGCACGGTGTCGGGCGCGCCCAAGGTGCGGGCCATGCAGATCATCGACGAACTGGAGCCGCACCGCCGCGGACCCTACGCCGGGGCGGTCGGTTACTTCGATTTCAGCGGAAACATGGACACCTGCATCGCCCTGCGAACGATGGTGCTCAAGGGCGAGCGGGCGTATGTGCAAGCCGGGGCGGGCATCGTGGCCGACAGCCTGCCGGCCAGCGAATATCAAGAAACGTTGAACAAGGCCCGCGGCCTGCTGAAAGCCATCGAAATCACGCAGCGGCGCGTGGCCGACGAATCCTAA
- a CDS encoding SurA N-terminal domain-containing protein, translating into MPYLAVKMSSPFNVFRKHQKAMYALLAIMCMVGFSVGGLVSMDSDRMQQSQDPVVATAYDHALRDSEVRQLMNRRRLAINFLAECWTAGAKMPANFAEIFAQQIAARVFGPATEEAVVEMWVLDERARRMGMVISDGAINKYLRDFTNDQIKPQVFNDIVKQLGATQPQLFEALRGELMAKRLRDISLAGAGQSTPAQRWDYYRRQKQRASVEVAPVRVEDFIGEVADAPTEDLQAFFDAHKEQEPDPASPTPGFKEPKKAAFQVVVAQFEKFLDEAAVTEDEIKEHYEKFKDTRYLWDQYALSDEDDESTPDEEKKPSESDEKEPAEKPADDGADKAKTDEATDGEQKPTDEQGGDKKAGENKKPQSSLWRAKRHVAELLAGPTAAVAGLLAADEEEPSADTKPSPDVEQPAASPHDTGKPAGSDKDGAAAMSPDEPTVGKKPKTTKRPAVAPPITDEYLLRRDIRQGPHPKHAPLWKVENEIRKELAREKANQKIDAALQVVRDKMRKFSRHLDADEAETKMPGLDKLAEAQGLTEMQTGMLTQREFKEKYPDLAEARGDQGSAAFLFIAYRAMAKFQSTTVQDVEANRYLVWKTEEVDAYVPEFADVRSKVLRAWKMTKARDLAVAKAKKLAEEANKAGKPLKDLLADRAGLTVAETPAFSWLTRGSANADNRSPLRISEVEGVEAPGADFMREVFSLSVGSAGEAMNQPQTAAYVVRVVSVEPAREVLRAGFLADPFPLYNEVAQEDQAEVQRAWIKGIEAEAHLAWKDTDGRRRQE; encoded by the coding sequence TTGCCCTACCTGGCTGTCAAGATGTCGTCGCCCTTCAATGTATTCCGCAAGCACCAAAAAGCCATGTACGCGCTGTTGGCGATCATGTGCATGGTGGGGTTCTCCGTCGGCGGCCTGGTGTCGATGGATTCGGACCGCATGCAGCAATCGCAAGATCCGGTCGTGGCCACGGCTTACGACCACGCACTCCGCGACAGCGAAGTGCGGCAGTTGATGAACCGCCGCCGGCTGGCCATCAATTTTCTGGCCGAGTGCTGGACTGCGGGAGCGAAGATGCCGGCCAATTTTGCCGAGATCTTCGCACAGCAGATTGCCGCTCGCGTGTTTGGCCCCGCGACGGAAGAAGCGGTCGTCGAAATGTGGGTGCTCGACGAGCGCGCACGGCGAATGGGGATGGTCATCAGCGACGGCGCCATCAATAAATACCTCCGCGACTTCACGAACGATCAGATCAAACCGCAAGTCTTCAACGACATCGTAAAGCAACTGGGCGCGACTCAGCCCCAGTTATTCGAGGCGCTGCGCGGCGAGCTGATGGCCAAACGGCTGCGCGACATTTCGCTTGCCGGCGCCGGGCAATCCACGCCCGCCCAGCGCTGGGACTATTACCGCCGGCAAAAGCAACGGGCCAGCGTGGAAGTCGCTCCCGTGCGCGTCGAAGATTTCATTGGCGAAGTGGCCGACGCGCCGACGGAAGACCTGCAAGCGTTCTTCGACGCTCACAAGGAGCAGGAACCCGATCCGGCCTCGCCCACGCCGGGCTTCAAGGAACCCAAGAAAGCCGCCTTTCAAGTCGTCGTCGCCCAGTTCGAGAAGTTCTTGGACGAGGCCGCCGTAACCGAGGACGAGATCAAAGAGCATTACGAAAAGTTCAAAGACACACGCTACTTGTGGGACCAATACGCGCTGTCCGACGAAGACGACGAGTCTACGCCGGACGAGGAGAAAAAGCCTTCGGAGTCGGACGAGAAGGAACCAGCCGAGAAGCCGGCCGACGACGGCGCCGACAAAGCGAAAACCGACGAGGCCACCGACGGCGAACAGAAGCCGACGGACGAACAAGGCGGCGACAAGAAAGCGGGCGAGAACAAAAAGCCGCAATCGTCGCTATGGCGTGCAAAGCGTCACGTTGCCGAATTACTCGCTGGTCCGACGGCGGCAGTTGCCGGCCTGCTGGCCGCCGATGAAGAAGAGCCGTCCGCCGATACCAAGCCAAGCCCGGATGTCGAGCAGCCCGCCGCATCGCCCCACGACACCGGCAAACCGGCCGGGTCCGACAAGGACGGCGCCGCCGCCATGTCGCCCGATGAGCCGACGGTCGGCAAAAAGCCCAAGACCACGAAGCGCCCAGCCGTGGCACCGCCGATCACCGACGAGTACCTGCTGCGGCGAGACATCCGTCAGGGACCGCATCCCAAACACGCGCCGCTGTGGAAGGTCGAGAACGAGATCCGCAAAGAGCTGGCCCGCGAGAAGGCGAACCAGAAGATCGACGCGGCGCTGCAAGTCGTGCGCGACAAAATGCGCAAGTTCAGCCGCCACCTCGACGCCGATGAGGCCGAAACCAAGATGCCCGGCCTCGATAAGCTTGCCGAGGCCCAAGGGCTGACGGAAATGCAGACGGGCATGCTCACCCAGCGCGAGTTCAAGGAGAAGTATCCCGATCTGGCCGAAGCGCGGGGCGATCAGGGGAGCGCGGCCTTCTTGTTTATCGCCTATCGGGCCATGGCGAAGTTCCAAAGCACCACGGTGCAGGACGTGGAGGCGAACCGTTACTTGGTGTGGAAGACGGAAGAGGTCGATGCGTACGTGCCGGAGTTCGCCGACGTGCGCTCGAAAGTTCTCCGCGCCTGGAAGATGACGAAGGCCCGCGATCTGGCCGTGGCCAAGGCCAAGAAACTGGCCGAGGAGGCCAACAAGGCCGGCAAGCCGCTGAAGGATCTGTTGGCCGACCGCGCGGGGCTGACGGTCGCCGAGACGCCGGCCTTCTCCTGGCTGACGCGCGGCAGCGCCAACGCCGACAACCGGTCGCCGCTCAGGATCAGCGAAGTCGAAGGCGTCGAGGCGCCGGGCGCCGATTTCATGCGCGAGGTGTTCAGCCTCAGCGTGGGTTCGGCCGGCGAGGCGATGAACCAGCCGCAGACCGCGGCCTATGTGGTGCGCGTCGTCAGCGTCGAGCCCGCTCGCGAAGTTCTCAGGGCGGGCTTTCTGGCCGATCCCTTTCCGCTTTACAACGAGGTGGCGCAGGAAGACCAGGCGGAGGTACAGAGAGCCTGGATCAAGGGAATCGAGGCCGAGGCCCATCTGGCCTGGAAAGACACCGACGGCCGGCGCCGGCAAGAGTAA